One Thermoanaerobacter pseudethanolicus ATCC 33223 DNA window includes the following coding sequences:
- a CDS encoding YkvI family membrane protein, with protein MSRKEISAFKVAASYIGTVVGAGFASGQEILQFFAYHGVKGTIGLVIAVFMFVFYGYIILRLGNRLNASSYKKVIMKAGGPLFGRVIDLVVTFFLFGALSAMIAGCGAIFEEQFGLPSTFGGVVMAVLSVVTVLTGIGGVISAISFVVPLLLLAIIIVGTFSLFYGPDITVITIADFPFKAAVKNFALSGVLYASYNLLMAVAILAPLGQKTNDRSKLRWGAILGGMGLGLGAFLIFFTILINMPTASLYEIPMLYVAGNISPVLKFVYSFILIAEIYTTAVGNLYGFAARFTEVGSVKYKIFTVASGGIALIASRFGFAKLVHYLYPIAGYGGIIMLIGLTYGIINHK; from the coding sequence TTGAGTAGAAAAGAGATTTCGGCTTTTAAAGTTGCTGCAAGCTATATAGGAACAGTAGTAGGGGCGGGATTTGCTTCGGGACAAGAAATATTGCAGTTTTTTGCATATCACGGAGTAAAAGGAACTATAGGGCTTGTAATTGCTGTTTTTATGTTTGTGTTTTATGGGTATATAATTTTACGATTAGGTAACAGGCTTAATGCCTCTTCCTATAAAAAGGTCATCATGAAGGCTGGGGGACCTTTATTTGGAAGAGTGATAGATTTAGTAGTTACATTTTTTTTGTTTGGAGCACTATCTGCAATGATAGCAGGTTGTGGTGCAATTTTTGAAGAGCAATTTGGGCTTCCTTCTACTTTTGGGGGTGTAGTAATGGCAGTATTATCGGTTGTAACAGTATTAACAGGAATTGGAGGAGTTATTTCTGCCATTTCTTTTGTAGTGCCTTTGCTCTTGCTTGCCATAATCATTGTGGGTACTTTTTCCCTTTTTTATGGACCAGACATTACGGTTATAACAATTGCTGACTTTCCTTTTAAAGCTGCAGTAAAAAATTTTGCATTGTCGGGAGTACTTTATGCTTCCTATAATCTTTTGATGGCAGTTGCCATTCTTGCTCCTCTTGGACAGAAAACCAACGACAGGTCAAAACTAAGATGGGGAGCTATATTAGGAGGAATGGGATTAGGATTAGGTGCGTTTTTGATATTTTTTACAATTCTTATAAATATGCCTACTGCTTCTTTATATGAGATACCCATGCTTTATGTTGCTGGTAATATTTCACCGGTTTTGAAATTTGTATACAGTTTTATTTTGATTGCAGAAATATATACTACGGCTGTTGGAAATCTATATGGGTTTGCGGCAAGGTTTACAGAAGTTGGGTCAGTGAAATATAAGATTTTTACTGTTGCCTCGGGAGGAATAGCCCTTATAGCTAGTAGGTTTGGTTTTGCAAAACTTGTTCATTATTTATATCCTATTGCTGGTTATGGAGGCATTATTATGCTTATTGGCCTTACATATGGAATAATAAATCACAAATAA
- a CDS encoding DUF2225 domain-containing protein, giving the protein MLMSMLKYLIGLMLDGGVILENKYLYEKKAVCPVCKREFTYTKVRTSQLKVEERERDFYTKYKDGINPFFYEVIVCPNCGYAALESEFDRITNDKKEKILSLVTAKWVKREFSGERTPQKALETYLLALYCSQIKEDKPIVFAKTCLRIAWIYRILNDKVNEEKYLKYALDSYIKAYSGSDIYEEEILLIYMIAELNRMLGNKEEALKWYNKVINHPDKSRHNLIVNLARDGWQSLKE; this is encoded by the coding sequence ATGTTGATGAGTATGTTAAAATATTTAATAGGACTAATGTTGGACGGAGGTGTAATATTGGAGAACAAATATTTGTACGAGAAAAAAGCCGTATGTCCAGTGTGTAAGAGAGAATTTACATATACTAAAGTAAGGACTTCACAATTGAAGGTGGAAGAAAGAGAAAGAGATTTTTATACTAAATATAAAGATGGCATTAATCCTTTCTTTTATGAGGTTATTGTGTGCCCAAATTGTGGATATGCTGCTTTGGAATCTGAATTTGACAGAATAACTAATGACAAAAAGGAAAAAATCCTGTCACTGGTAACGGCTAAGTGGGTTAAAAGAGAATTTTCTGGTGAAAGAACACCTCAAAAAGCGTTAGAAACCTATTTATTGGCTTTATATTGTTCCCAGATAAAAGAAGATAAACCCATAGTTTTTGCGAAGACTTGTCTTAGAATTGCTTGGATATATAGGATTTTAAATGATAAGGTAAATGAAGAAAAATATTTGAAATATGCATTGGATTCTTATATAAAAGCCTATAGTGGTTCGGATATATATGAGGAAGAAATACTTCTTATATACATGATAGCAGAACTTAATAGAATGTTAGGCAATAAAGAAGAGGCATTAAAATGGTATAATAAAGTTATAAATCATCCTGACAAGTCTCGACATAATTTAATAGTCAATCTTGCAAGAGATGGATGGCAAAGTTTAAAAGAATGA